The Bradyrhizobium sp. CCGB01 genome segment ATCAGGGCAATGTCGCTCTCGCCCGAGGCGATGCGTGCCAGCGCGATGCGCGCCGCATCGGCGCCCGCGACCTCTTCGCCCATGAAGGTGCGCGAGGTGCCGCCGAGACCGTGCACGATGGCGATGTTGCCGGCGAGCAGGTTCGAGAGCTGCGCCAGGAACAGCGTCGGCCTGAGATCGCTCATCAGCCGTTCGTTGAGGAAGCCCGGCGCATTGGCGCCCTTGGCCTCGGCCGTGAGCACGCCGGTATCGACGTTGAGGTCGCGCTCGCCGCCGCCGGCGGCCACCACCATGTCGATCTTCGACAGGATGTCCTTGTTGCCCTTGATCCCGGCCGAATCCAGCGCGAGGCCCGCGGCATAGGTGCCGATGCGCTGCCAGGCTTCCATCTGGCGCTGGTCGCCCTTCTTCGGGATCTGGCTGTCGAAGGAAACAGGCATCAGGGGATGCACGATGTAGGGCGCAAAGCCCTTCTCGTCGACATTGATGCGCTTCTCCTGAAGCGCGGCCCAGTTGGCGTCCAGGCCTTCGCCGAGCGAAGTGGCAAGGCCGATGCCGGTGATCCACACTTCCGTCTGGCCGGGCTTCGAAGCAGTCTCAGTCATGGCGATACGGCCTGTTGCGGAAAGCCGACGCGCTTTGCGACCGCGTCCATGAAGCCGCGCATATCCGCATTGGGGAAGGGGATTTGCGTGAAGGTGAGCGTCGAATTCGCGCGCAGCTTGCCGCCGACCTTGATCTTGGCCTCGGTCACCGCGTAGCCCGAGCCCTGATGCGACAGGGTCGCCTCGATGCTCATGAGATCGCCGGGGAAGACCGAGCCGCGGACCTTGGCCTCCTTCACGGCGGCCAGGATCGGCATGCGCTCGAATTTGAGCACGCCGAGCTGAAGCCAGCCCGAGGCCTGCGCCATCGATTCGATCAGGAGCACGCCGGGCATCAGGGGATAGCCCGGGAAGTGCCCCTCGAAGATGGTGCTTT includes the following:
- a CDS encoding 3-hydroxyacyl-ACP dehydratase FabZ family protein; the protein is MQLEYFHMIDRVVDLNVDAKTIVVEAQVPKESTIFEGHFPGYPLMPGVLLIESMAQASGWLQLGVLKFERMPILAAVKEAKVRGSVFPGDLMSIEATLSHQGSGYAVTEAKIKVGGKLRANSTLTFTQIPFPNADMRGFMDAVAKRVGFPQQAVSP
- a CDS encoding beta-ketoacyl-ACP synthase, producing the protein MTETASKPGQTEVWITGIGLATSLGEGLDANWAALQEKRINVDEKGFAPYIVHPLMPVSFDSQIPKKGDQRQMEAWQRIGTYAAGLALDSAGIKGNKDILSKIDMVVAAGGGERDLNVDTGVLTAEAKGANAPGFLNERLMSDLRPTLFLAQLSNLLAGNIAIVHGLGGTSRTFMGEEVAGADAARIALARIASGESDIALIGGSHNGERKDLMVLYEFGDFNLKDKFAPVWARKDHAGFALGSAGAFLVLESKAHAEARGAKPYAKLSSVVADLARRKQPGDMAATLEKLWAKLPKREGKGAIISGATGAEPATSEERGFLQGHADFPVRSTGTMFGHTMETQFPLGIALAALSISRGALFPPNDSTGTEIEMQGAPTQIVVVGAGHWRGEGMALVEAVS